The genomic segment AAACGTAAAAAATTTAGAGGAAAAAGGCTTATTGGAGAAATATCATTTAAGCGGAAACCGCAAAGATATATATGTAAAACCTTCTGCCGAAGGACGCGAGGTGTATGCAAAATACACGGAATTTGTCCGCCAAATTTGCTTTGATGATATTTTTCAGTATGCGGACAAAGTGTCAGAGGCGGACAAGGAAAACTTCATTCGTATTTTAGATTTATTTGCTGACGTGCTGCTATGGTATGGTGAAAAAGAACAAGAGCCGCGCAAGCTAATAAAAATTGATGCTGTAAATGAATAAATCCGCTACTAACAGTGAACGTGGAGTAATTCATCCTCTATTTAAAAGGAATTTCCCCTCAGGCGGTAAAATGGCTTGAAGGGAAATTCCTTTTTTTATATTTATTGAAGCTAAATTTCTAGCCTTCCAATTCCACAACCTTTGTCGCAACATGCTTGCAAAACTCGCTGTCATGCTCCACAAATAGGATGGTCGGCGAATGCTCCCGCAGCAGTTCTTCGATCTGCATCCGGGAAATGATGTCAATAAAATTGAGCGGTTCATCCCAAATGTACAGGTGGGCGGGCTCGCAAAGGCTTTTGGCGATCAGTACCTTCTTCTTTTGGCCGCCGCTGAAGGAGGCTATGTCCTTATCAAATTGGGCACGAGAAAAATCAAGCTTCCTTAAAATCGCTTTGAACAAGCTTTCATCGATCCCTTGGCTTTCGGCGTAAGCTGACAAATGGCCTCGCAAATGCGCAGTGTCCTGCGATACATAGGAAATTTTCAGTTGGCTTCCTATGCGGAGCGCCCCGGAGAAGGGAATTTCCTCGCCATAAATCAGCTTAAGGAGACTTGATTTTCCGGAGCCGTTCGGGCCAGCAAGCGCAATGCGATCGCCTTGCTCAATTGTGAAGCTGACGTCGCTGCAAACCGGCTTCTCGCCGTACTGAATCGAGACGTGATCCAGCTCAATTAGCTGGGACTTGTGATAAGCTACTTGCGAAATTTTGAGGCTTTCCGAGCTTTCAACATTTTTCAGCAGCTGGGATTTTTCGTCGATCGCCGATTGCTGCCTGTGCTCAAGCGACTTGGACCGCTTCATCATCTTCGCGGCCTTGTGCCCGATGTATCCTTTATCGACCTTGGAGCCAGAATTACGGGTGCCATTTTTTGTTTTCTCCACCTCATGCGACCAGCTGCTCGTTCGTTTTGCCGCCTCGTTCAGCCGCTTGACGTCCTTGCGCAGCTTCTCGTTCTCGGCCATCTCAAAGTGGTCCTGGCGTTGTTTATTTTCCCACCAATCGGAAAAATGTCCTCTCTGAATTTCAATGCTGGTTTTGTTGATCGACAGAATATGGTCCACGCAGTTGTCAAGAAATGCCCGGTCATGGGATACGAGAATAAAGCCGTTCTTGGCTTTCAAATAATCGCTGACCAGCTTTCTGGCATGGATGTCCAGATGGTTCGTCGGCTCATCGATGAGCAGAAAGCTGTTTTCCTTTAGAAACAAGGCAGCTAGCTGCACTTTCGTTTGTTCGCCGTTCGATAAAGTATCGAAGGGCCTGTATAAAACGTCCTCCGACACCTTGAGCAGGGAAAGCTCGCGCAGCAGCTCCCAATGCTGATAGTCCGGGCATATGTGGTCGATGATATCCAGCGTATTGTAGTCTTTATTTTTGATAGGGAATGGAAAATATTCAAAGCTGACATCGGCAGAAATGGTGCCATTGTATTCATAGCTGCCGAGCAGCAAATGAAGAAAGGTCGTTTTTCCCCGGCCATTTCTTCCTGTAAAGCCCAGTTTCCAGTCGGTATCGATTTGAAAGCTAACCTGGTCGAAGATGTTATCGTAGCTGCCTTCATAGGCAAATGTAAGATTCGTCACTTTAATTAAGGACATGAAAAATTCCCCCTTTTGAAAAAAAATAAAAAGAGCTACAAGAAAGTTACCCTTCTTGTAGCTCAAAAAAATACAGCAAATTCAGCCCGCTGCGGGCCAAATAAGCCTATATATTTGAGTGAAAAGAATAAGTAACTTTCTTGCACGCAAAGAACAAAACACGATGTTTTATTCTTCAAACGTTCAGCAAGAAAGTCTACATTATCCTCTTCAGCTCCTATCGTTAAGTTTAGTGAATTTTAACATATCCTTTGTTTGGTTGCAACCCTCGCTGCTTTAAATATGGATGCTATGAAAATGCCGCTCATTATGCGGGCTTGTTCGCCTTCTTTTTGCTGTCGATGCTGCCCTGAGCATTCAGTGCAGTTATCAGCTTGTCACCCTCGACATCGAGGTTAGGCAAAATGCGATCTAACCATTTTGGCAGCCACCAAGCTTTATCTCCGAAGACAGCCATGACGGCTGGAACCAGCGTCATACGGACAATGAATGCATCGATAAGGATGCCTATAGCCAGCGCGAAGCCGATCTGTTTGATCATGGCATCAGGTGCGAAAATGAATCCGGCAAAGACGGATACCATAATGACAGCAGCGGCAAGAACGATGCGGCTTGCTAGATCATAGCCGTGGACGACACTGTCCGTTCCTCTATGGCCATGCACATAAGACTCGCGCATAGAGCTGACAAGGAAAACCTGGTAATCCATCGCCAGTCCATAAAGAATGCCGGTAACAAGAATAGGCATAAAGCTTAGCAGCGGGCCGCCTGTGTCAAAGCCGAAGAGTGAATGCATCCATCCCCACTGGTAAACGGCTGTAGTAAGGCCGAACGTTGCAAGTATGCTGAGAATAAATCCGACCGTCGCTTTAATGGGAACGATGATCGAGCGAAACACAAGCAATAGAATAATGATAGACAGAATGACGATAATGCCGACATACAGAGGGAAAGCCTCCGACAGCTTAGACGACATATCAATATTAATAGCGGTGAACCCAGTAACGCCTAGCTTAATATCCGTATTTTGCGCAATGCTAGATTCTGGGGCACGCAGATCGTTTACTAGATCCTTCGTTGCCAGGTCCGTTGGGCCTGTTTTGGGAATCAGGCTAATAATCGCCATATTGCCCGTTTTATTCACACCCATCAGTGTGACGAGTGAAACATTGTCATGCTTTTGAAGCTCTTGGACGAGATTGCCGAGTTTTTCAGGAGTAAATGTATCGGAGGCATTTTGCGGCTCGCCCACCAGAAGCAGGGGACCGTTGAAGCCTTCTCCGAATCCTTTGGAAATCGCGTCATAGCTCTGCCTTGCAGCTGTATCGAGGTTTGCCGAGGCGCCAGAAGGAATCCCGAGCTCCATTTTCGTAACCGGAATCGCTGCCGTGCCTAGAACGATGATCACTCCGATAATAATAAGCCAGCGATATTTCACCGTTCCCTTAACCCAGCGAACCGAGATGCCATTCTGAACTTTATGGTCAGAGCTGCTGTTTTTCATGCGGACTTTAGGCGAGCAAATCCGTTCGCCTACGAATCCAAGCAGAGCAGGCAGAAGAGTCAGGGCTAGCAGCACCGTGACGAAAACCGTCACACCAGCAACCATTGCCATCGTCGACAAGAACTCAATGCCAATAACAAGCATGCCGAACAAAGCAATAATAACCGTTAATCCTGCAAAAAATACGGCGCTGCCAGCTGTACCTACAGCTCTGCTCGCAGCTTCACGCGCACTTAAGCCTTGGTCTAAAATCATGCGGCGTTGACGATTCACAATAAACAGGGAATAGTCGATACCGACAGCGAGTCCAATCATAATCGCCAAAATAGGCGTAATATCATTGACCGAAATGAATTTCGAGAGGGCATACGCGCCTCCAATGCTAATCGCTACGCCAAAAAGAGCGGTAAGCAGCGGCAGACCCGCAGCAACAACAGAGCCAAGCGTAATAATAAGCACAACGGCTGCCACGAGAAGCCCGATTGCTTCTGTCGAGCCTATGGCTGGCGTGCTCTTAAGCGAATCGCTAGGTATAGCTGTAATGCCGGAATTGTTCTGCTCGACGGCTGCGACGGCGTTGATTACAGCGTCTGGTACGGATTTGGGCAGGGAAGCCTGCTGCTCGGTGAATTGGAACTGGAACAGGGCAAGACCGCCATCAGATGAGAGCATGACCCCTATTACCGGAACGCCATCTACCATCAAAGGGCCATAAGGAGGCATTTCAGCGGCGCTTGGCTGTTCCGTTTGTGTTCCTTGGGCTGCTTGTGTTTCTTGGCTCGCCCCTGCAGCCGCGGCGCCCGTTTGGCTGCTATCAGCCGCTGCCGCCGCCGAAAGGCCAGCTTCCGCAGCTAATTTGGCAGGATTAATGACATAGTCTACATTATAAACGTCATTAACAGCCTTCTGGATTAAAGCTAAACGTTCCGGCGTATCCAAACGTTCACCAACAGGTACCGTAAAGGCAATGCTGGCTTGTCCGCCAGAGGCTTCGGGAAGCTCTTGCGTTAGTTGATCGAGTACCTTCTGCGATTCTGTGCCGGCAATTTTCATTTCGGAGCTGGAATGGATGCCGTTGACTGCGAGCATAGCGATTACGACGCCAAGAATAGCGATCCAGCCGATGAGAAATTGCCATGGCTTATCGTAAGCGGATTTCCCTAGCTTGTACAAAAATGTTGACATGTGATGTTAATCTCCTTTATATCATGACGAATGGTGGTCAGTGGTCATAAGTGGCTAGAAACCCTTCCGCAAATACTCGAACATCGAATTTAAATATTGCTCGAATGGGATCGCAGCTGTCGGTTCAGCTTCTGTCTCGCCCGGAAGCAGGACGTTCAGACTGCCGTCAAGTATCGGCACAAACGCTCCATAAACGGCTCCGACTAGAAGATGGGTATACCCGTCTTTATAACGTCCGCGGGCGAAGGGCTCCAATGCTTCCTGAGCTGCCATTTGCAAACGGCGGAAAACGCCCAGGATATACGGTTCAAGGGTAGGGTATTGCTTGGAAAGAGAGACGAATTTGCGAATTTTAAGCAAAAACTCAGCAGTAAACTGCATCTGCATCAGGCTGTACAAAACATCAAGCGGTGTCGCTGCTGGTGGCAAGCCCGCAAGTAATTTCTCATATTCCTCTACACTCGTTGTTGGGACAGCAACGGCAGCAACGGCGTCTTCTTTGCAGGAAAAATAGTTGGCAAACGTTCGTCTGGAATATCCGGCTTGCTGCACAACGTCGTCGACTACGAAGCCATCCAAACCTTTTTCAAGCGCGAGCTCGAAGGCGGCTTCGGCTAGGGCAGAGGCTGTCGCTTCTTTTTTTCTATCACGCAAGGTTTGTTTAGCGATCAATGACTACACCTCCTTTGTAAACTCGTATAAATCGAAAAAGCATATCTTATACAACTGTCATAAATATTATTGCCCAAAATGCAAAGATGCACAATGGGCAAGTTTTTCGATATTGTGAACGTTACTTAGAGAAATTGAACGTGATTTTTTCTTGGAAGCAACTATTGAAAATTTTAGATACAGATATTCGCATGCTCGCTACCTGCCAAGGGATTGAGCATGACCTTAGGCGTGTTCCTTTGAATATAGTATTTAAGTTAATATATTAAGTAAGTAAAGTGTTTTGCGAGAAGGTTTATTCTAAATCGATTTTTAATCGCGTTATTATAGGTAAGCTGATACTCGTTTAGCCGTTATTTTATGCGATCGCAATCTCAGATGATCGTTTGATAGAACTTTAATGAGGAGGCGGATTTTGGTGAGCCAATCACAATTGGACCTTTTACTAGAAGGCTTGGAGGCGGGGAGCCTGCTTACGGAACCAACATTTTTTGAACTGGATGCTGATCAATATTTAGATAGGCGTGATGCGAATGATAACGAATGGATTACGGCTTCAGAGCGATGGGAGCTCTATGCTGATGGTTCTGATGTGGAAGAGAGCGAACAAATACGCGCGGGGCGTGAACAAGCGTTTAAGCAAGCATTTCGCTTGACAGAAAACCATGATTTGGCGGGGTATATAAGCGATGATATTCGTTTGATCTGCATGGCTTTAAAGCAGGGCGGGGGCGAAGATCCGGTTATTAAGCAGATGCTATCTTCCTATTTGCAAGGCCAATTGCCTTTCTTAAGCTAGATGCCGTATATGGAATAATCGTGATGTGCCGCACCGTAACCGTTTCATTTAAGGCAGCTAGAACAAGGGATAACCCCTATGCCTAGCTGTCTTTTTGCTTGCATCATTGCCGCTGCCTGAAGGCATAGTCGCTTTAACTATTTTTCCCGTGAAAAAAATCAATCAGCCCCTCCGTTAATTGTTGATGCGAGCGGCTAATAAAGCGATCCGTACAGTACATCAGCTCCATATGGCGTACAGGCGTAGGCCCTGTAAAAGGGATAGCTACAATGTCCAGGCGTTCTGGAAATAGACGAAGCAAGCCTTTCGGCTGAATAGTAGCGCCTACCCCAGCAGAAACTAATTGCAGCAAGGAATGAGCCGAGCTGGTTTCCATAACAGTAGCTAATTCGAAGCCTTCTTTGATGCAAACCTCATCCACTAAATCACGGCCGAGAAAGCCTTTCGGATACATAACTAATGCATGCTGCTCCAGCTCTTGCAGCGTAATTTTCTTTCGGTTAGCAAGCTCGCTTGCTGCATGAACGAAGAGCTGATAGGGCTCCGAGCCAAGCGGGACTTGAATTAATCTTTTATCAGGCAGGCCTTGCAAGCCAATACCGATATCGACTTTATGGCTAAGCACTTCTTCTTGCACATGGATAGTTGAGAAAACCTGCAGCTGGATGTGAGGATACTTCGTCTTAAATGCAACGAACAGCGGGACGAGCTGAAAATCCAAATCCGAGGGTAGCACGGCCAGACGGACAGTGCCGCCTTCTCCAGATAGAAGCTCCTTTATCGCATTTTTGGCATCCCGTTCTGCTTGCAGCATCTTAACCCCGTAATGCGCCAGGAGCTTGCCGGCTTCCGTTGCCACCACCTTTTTACCGATGCGGTCAAAAAGCGGCGTGCCGAGCTCAGCTTCAAGGATGCGAATTTGCTGGCTTAATGTGGGCTGTGAGATGCCAAGCCTTTCGGCAGCCTTCGTAAAATGAAGCAGCTCAAATACGGCCATAAAGTACTGTATATTGCGATTGTCCATACAGCAGCTCCTTTGAATGATAGTATTTTACTATCATTATAATATAAATTATAAAATTGATCGATGAAACGTGGCGCCATATACTTGATGAAGGGTTACCAAGCTAAATAGAGAGAGGCAGCACGTATGAAAAAATATTTTTTATTGTTAGCCATATTTATCGCAGCTTTAAATCTAAGACCGATTATTACATCGGTTGCCCCTTTGCTTCGTACGATGCAAAACGATTTGGCAATGAGTGGACTGACCGCGAGTCTGCTAACGACATTGCCTGTCTTATGCATGGGGATTTTTGCTCCAGCGGCAACCGCGTTACGTGATCGAGTAGGTCTTGAGCGAACTATTTTTATTGCATTATTTCTCATTACAGGGGCAACCGCTTTGCGGGGGATCGTTAGCTCCGTCTTTATATTGATTGTAAGTGCGCTAGTTGGCGGAATCGGAATCAGCTTGGCAGGGCCGCTGCTGTCGGGGTTTATTAAAAAATATTTCCCCACAAAGCCCGGCATTGTAAGTGTGTATTCCGCTTCGATGACCGTAGGGGCAGCCATTGCCTCTGCATTTGCCATACCTTTATACAATCGCAGCAATCACAGCTTAACGCTGACTTTGTCATGCTGGGCTATTTTCGGCGTGGCGGCCTTAATTGTTTGGTCGGCTTTTCTTGGAAACAGGGGGAGCAAGGGGAACGAGGGGAACGAGGGGAACAAGGAGAGCCAAGAAAGCTTAGTACGATCTAGCTCGAAGCTGCCAATCCGCAATAAAAAAGCGGTTATGTTAACCTTATTTTTCGGATTGATGGCCAGTGTGTTTTATTCGGTTACGGCGTGGATTTCACCGATCGCCCTAAATTTCGGGTACAGCGCAGCAAGCGCGGCTATGCTCCTTACCGTGTTTACGATTATTCAAATTCCGGTATCGTTGACGATTCCCTTTCTTGTAGCTAGGTCTGGGAAACGGCGATTTTATCTGGTCCTTTGCAGTGTGTCTGAGCTAATCGGGATTGTTATGCTGCTCTTCCATCTGCCGATGCTGCCAGCTGTAATATTGCTTGGCATTGGAGCGGGAGGATTGTTTCCACTGGCGCTTATGCTGCCGATTGTCGAAACGGATACACCAGAGGAGGCAGGAGCATGGTCAGCGATGTCTCAGTGTGGGGGCTACATCATTGGCGCAATGGGGCCCTTATTAATTGGGGCGATTTATGATCGTAGTGGGAGCTTTATGGCTGCGCTATTTACGCTGCTTGCTGTTATTGTGGTGATGATTGGGGTGCAGGTGGTTATAACTGGGGGGAAGGGGAGGGTCAGGCAAGTGTGTAAATCAACATAAGATATTATTGACTTTAATAGACTTGAGACTACCTCTACGGTTATTGATACGAGGGGAATTGACAGTAATATTAGTAAAGAGAAAGATGGTTCTGAGGTTAAAGAAAGAGACTCTTTTAGACGAGAGGATATTTTGTATTATATCGATAAGAAACAAGATGAATGTATATTCCTTTTTATAGATGGTATAAAAGCTGCACCTGCACAAGATATACTAGATACACCTTTATCATCATTTTAGTCTGGCGGTTGAAAAGGCTTATGATCGTATCTATATTGAGGCAAAGAATGATGTTATTAAAAAGGTTAATGAGTTCTTAAACTATATAAACATAACTAAATTGGAAGAAATATACTATAAAGCATTTTTAGAGAAAGTTCAGAGGGGATATCTAGAACAAAGAGCAAGTTTAACTGAGAATTATAAAGAACTGTTAATTGAAAACTTTAGAACTGAATCTTGGAGAAAAGTAGTAAATGAATATGGTAGAGGTAGTGGCAGATATACAAAGGACGTTTGTAGCATATATATGGCTGAAATTACAAGACTGGATGAATTGTATCCATTTAGAGAATCCTTTAATAATTCGTGGTCAACGCTTATAGAAGGCAATAATTTAGTTAAGAAAGAGTCTACAGGTCAATAGAATAGGAGGATAAAGTAAAAAAACGCAATCCTTATCAGGTTGCGTTTTTTTATTTGGTGGAAAGCCCAGTGGTTCAGTCCTCACGGTAGAAGTTTATGCGAAAACATTAATGAATTGGCATTATGGAGGAGCACGACATCTGATAAGGCGAGTTAAAAAAAAGACAATTAATTGGAATCGAAAGGCTTCTTTTTTGTCTATTATACAAGTGCAGATTCTAACAATTTAAGTAAATTGTTTTACATATTTAATGTTTTGTTGTAATATGTAAATCAGAAAGGTGTGTGGATATGATTGGCGATAAACAATGCAAAACGTGCAAGGAGGTCAAACCAAGCACCGAGTTTTACTCGCAAGATAATATTTGCAAACAATGTGTTAGATTAAAAAGTAAAGAAAATCTCTTAAAGCGTGCGTTAGAACCAAAGGAGTTCGTCGTTGAAAAACAGTGCGCTCGTTGTAAGAGAATAAAACCTAGATTTGAGTTCCTTATAGATAAATATACAAAAGACGGATTGCGAAACTCATGCCATGATTGTGAGAAATTGTTACAGCTTGAGTACGATCTGGCCGTTAAAGCAAGGCGCGAAGCAAACCCTGACTTTTACCAAGTAGCCGAAAAGAAGTGCTCTCATTGTAAGGAAGTTAAACAAAGAAGTGAGTTCAGCAAACACAGCTACTCATTAGATGGTTTACAAACTTATTGTAAAGCATGTAGGGGAGTGCTAGAAAAGAAGCGAAGAGAGAAGCTTAAGGAACAAGTCTTAGAAAGCGTAATTATAGAGAAACGATGCAAAAATTGTAGAGAAACTAAACAAGCAATGGAGTTCACAAAGAGCTTCAGTTCTAAGGATGGATTTTCAAATACTTGCAGAACGTGTATGTCTATTCAATATCGTAATCGAAAACGTGAAAAGCAGATCAAAGAACGAATAGAGGCAATCGGTTATGTTGAAATCGAGAAAGTCATCCCGAAGGATATTGACTTGAACCAGATCAAGAACTGCACTAAGTGCAACATGGAGAAAACTCTTCGTG from the Paenibacillus sp. BIHB 4019 genome contains:
- a CDS encoding MarR family winged helix-turn-helix transcriptional regulator, yielding MKLEWMGNHRALIEKIIKYGNAYSNTYKLQRSYGTDVMFSASQIQTLEYILEAEDKDEKMSEMAARLGVSRSTFSKNVKNLEEKGLLEKYHLSGNRKDIYVKPSAEGREVYAKYTEFVRQICFDDIFQYADKVSEADKENFIRILDLFADVLLWYGEKEQEPRKLIKIDAVNE
- a CDS encoding Lsa family ABC-F type ribosomal protection protein, whose amino-acid sequence is MSLIKVTNLTFAYEGSYDNIFDQVSFQIDTDWKLGFTGRNGRGKTTFLHLLLGSYEYNGTISADVSFEYFPFPIKNKDYNTLDIIDHICPDYQHWELLRELSLLKVSEDVLYRPFDTLSNGEQTKVQLAALFLKENSFLLIDEPTNHLDIHARKLVSDYLKAKNGFILVSHDRAFLDNCVDHILSINKTSIEIQRGHFSDWWENKQRQDHFEMAENEKLRKDVKRLNEAAKRTSSWSHEVEKTKNGTRNSGSKVDKGYIGHKAAKMMKRSKSLEHRQQSAIDEKSQLLKNVESSESLKISQVAYHKSQLIELDHVSIQYGEKPVCSDVSFTIEQGDRIALAGPNGSGKSSLLKLIYGEEIPFSGALRIGSQLKISYVSQDTAHLRGHLSAYAESQGIDESLFKAILRKLDFSRAQFDKDIASFSGGQKKKVLIAKSLCEPAHLYIWDEPLNFIDIISRMQIEELLREHSPTILFVEHDSEFCKHVATKVVELEG
- a CDS encoding MMPL family transporter encodes the protein MSTFLYKLGKSAYDKPWQFLIGWIAILGVVIAMLAVNGIHSSSEMKIAGTESQKVLDQLTQELPEASGGQASIAFTVPVGERLDTPERLALIQKAVNDVYNVDYVINPAKLAAEAGLSAAAAADSSQTGAAAAGASQETQAAQGTQTEQPSAAEMPPYGPLMVDGVPVIGVMLSSDGGLALFQFQFTEQQASLPKSVPDAVINAVAAVEQNNSGITAIPSDSLKSTPAIGSTEAIGLLVAAVVLIITLGSVVAAGLPLLTALFGVAISIGGAYALSKFISVNDITPILAIMIGLAVGIDYSLFIVNRQRRMILDQGLSAREAASRAVGTAGSAVFFAGLTVIIALFGMLVIGIEFLSTMAMVAGVTVFVTVLLALTLLPALLGFVGERICSPKVRMKNSSSDHKVQNGISVRWVKGTVKYRWLIIIGVIIVLGTAAIPVTKMELGIPSGASANLDTAARQSYDAISKGFGEGFNGPLLLVGEPQNASDTFTPEKLGNLVQELQKHDNVSLVTLMGVNKTGNMAIISLIPKTGPTDLATKDLVNDLRAPESSIAQNTDIKLGVTGFTAINIDMSSKLSEAFPLYVGIIVILSIIILLLVFRSIIVPIKATVGFILSILATFGLTTAVYQWGWMHSLFGFDTGGPLLSFMPILVTGILYGLAMDYQVFLVSSMRESYVHGHRGTDSVVHGYDLASRIVLAAAVIMVSVFAGFIFAPDAMIKQIGFALAIGILIDAFIVRMTLVPAVMAVFGDKAWWLPKWLDRILPNLDVEGDKLITALNAQGSIDSKKKANKPA
- a CDS encoding TetR/AcrR family transcriptional regulator, which translates into the protein MIAKQTLRDRKKEATASALAEAAFELALEKGLDGFVVDDVVQQAGYSRRTFANYFSCKEDAVAAVAVPTTSVEEYEKLLAGLPPAATPLDVLYSLMQMQFTAEFLLKIRKFVSLSKQYPTLEPYILGVFRRLQMAAQEALEPFARGRYKDGYTHLLVGAVYGAFVPILDGSLNVLLPGETEAEPTAAIPFEQYLNSMFEYLRKGF
- a CDS encoding LysR family transcriptional regulator codes for the protein MDNRNIQYFMAVFELLHFTKAAERLGISQPTLSQQIRILEAELGTPLFDRIGKKVVATEAGKLLAHYGVKMLQAERDAKNAIKELLSGEGGTVRLAVLPSDLDFQLVPLFVAFKTKYPHIQLQVFSTIHVQEEVLSHKVDIGIGLQGLPDKRLIQVPLGSEPYQLFVHAASELANRKKITLQELEQHALVMYPKGFLGRDLVDEVCIKEGFELATVMETSSAHSLLQLVSAGVGATIQPKGLLRLFPERLDIVAIPFTGPTPVRHMELMYCTDRFISRSHQQLTEGLIDFFHGKNS
- a CDS encoding MFS transporter, yielding MKKYFLLLAIFIAALNLRPIITSVAPLLRTMQNDLAMSGLTASLLTTLPVLCMGIFAPAATALRDRVGLERTIFIALFLITGATALRGIVSSVFILIVSALVGGIGISLAGPLLSGFIKKYFPTKPGIVSVYSASMTVGAAIASAFAIPLYNRSNHSLTLTLSCWAIFGVAALIVWSAFLGNRGSKGNEGNEGNKESQESLVRSSSKLPIRNKKAVMLTLFFGLMASVFYSVTAWISPIALNFGYSAASAAMLLTVFTIIQIPVSLTIPFLVARSGKRRFYLVLCSVSELIGIVMLLFHLPMLPAVILLGIGAGGLFPLALMLPIVETDTPEEAGAWSAMSQCGGYIIGAMGPLLIGAIYDRSGSFMAALFTLLAVIVVMIGVQVVITGGKGRVRQVCKST